A genomic region of Methanothermobacter thermautotrophicus str. Delta H contains the following coding sequences:
- a CDS encoding GNAT family N-acetyltransferase: MVIGVMVRNAREEDFLAIAELAHECPPMVTERNSIYHIFTRFFSTTSFIAEDGDEIVGFLLGFISQDNPSEAYIHLLCVSPSLRGTGIAGRLLERFAGTVKGMGAREIYLITKPSNDRAIRFYLKNGFKPVEKGKTVEYGPVMAVADYNGPGEDYGCLSKIHTWRKNFLR; this comes from the coding sequence ATGGTGATTGGTGTGATGGTGAGGAACGCAAGGGAGGAGGACTTCCTGGCCATAGCTGAACTGGCACATGAATGCCCACCTATGGTTACAGAGAGAAACTCCATCTACCATATATTCACGAGGTTCTTCAGCACAACCTCATTTATTGCTGAGGATGGGGATGAAATCGTGGGGTTCCTGCTGGGGTTCATATCACAGGATAACCCCTCCGAGGCATACATCCACCTCCTCTGTGTTTCACCGTCCCTCAGGGGAACTGGAATTGCCGGAAGGCTCCTTGAAAGGTTCGCAGGGACCGTGAAGGGTATGGGTGCGAGGGAGATCTACCTCATCACAAAGCCATCAAACGACCGTGCAATAAGGTTTTACCTTAAAAACGGTTTCAAACCAGTTGAAAAGGGCAAAACAGTTGAATACGGTCCTGTAATGGCTGTGGCAGACTACAATGGTCCCGGTGAGGACTATGGTTGTCTTTCGAAAATCCATACCTGGCGGAAAAACTTTTTAAGATAA
- a CDS encoding DUF354 domain-containing protein, which produces MKIWIDITNAPHVRFFRDVITYFQEEGEDVIITARKFGDIHRLMKLFGFEFTSIGKHGVTLSEKLIESTKRAYNLSKFIAEQRPDVGLSKHSIELPRVTFGLGIPSVYVLDNEHALAANKLTLPLCDNIIMPEVIDLWDIMKTGADPNRIRRYRGTSEIIHFQNFEYNENIFEDLNLKLEREKTILMRPEPSLASYLDADCHESVLTPIVEVLKDYANILIIPRFREQAEIFEGYDNVTIIKPPVDTFSLMKRCDLVIGAGGTMNREAALLGTPVISCYPGKPLSVDRFYIDNGLMYRSTDVDEIVNTALRLLVSKREQKKLRTDDLFRIIVDMVYEAAESS; this is translated from the coding sequence TTGAAGATATGGATTGATATTACCAACGCCCCTCATGTCAGGTTTTTCAGGGATGTGATAACATACTTCCAGGAAGAGGGCGAGGATGTCATAATCACCGCCAGGAAGTTCGGTGATATACACAGGCTCATGAAGCTCTTCGGCTTTGAGTTCACATCAATAGGTAAACATGGCGTAACCCTCTCTGAGAAACTCATTGAGAGCACAAAGAGGGCATATAACCTCTCAAAATTTATAGCAGAACAGAGACCAGATGTTGGTCTTTCAAAACACTCCATAGAACTCCCAAGGGTAACCTTTGGTCTTGGAATCCCAAGTGTCTATGTACTTGACAATGAGCACGCACTGGCAGCAAACAAGCTAACACTCCCTCTCTGTGACAACATAATAATGCCTGAGGTCATTGACCTCTGGGACATAATGAAAACAGGTGCTGACCCAAACAGGATAAGGAGATACAGGGGGACCTCTGAGATAATCCACTTCCAGAACTTTGAATACAATGAGAACATCTTCGAGGACCTGAACCTGAAACTTGAAAGGGAGAAGACAATACTCATGAGGCCGGAGCCGTCACTGGCATCCTACCTTGATGCTGACTGTCATGAATCGGTCCTCACGCCGATAGTGGAGGTCCTGAAGGATTACGCCAATATACTCATAATACCCAGGTTCAGGGAACAGGCAGAGATCTTCGAGGGATATGATAATGTTACCATAATAAAGCCACCAGTTGACACCTTCAGCCTCATGAAGAGATGTGACCTTGTTATAGGCGCCGGCGGGACCATGAACAGGGAGGCGGCTCTCCTTGGCACACCAGTCATATCCTGTTACCCTGGAAAGCCCCTTTCAGTGGACAGGTTCTATATAGACAATGGCCTCATGTACCGATCCACCGATGTGGATGAAATCGTAAACACGGCCCTGAGACTCCTTGTATCAAAGAGGGAGCAAAAGAAACTCAGAACAGATGACCTCTTCCGGATAATAGTGGACATGGTCTACGAGGCCGCTGAATCCAGTTAG
- the hypB gene encoding hydrogenase nickel incorporation protein HypB, translated as MHKVAEVEIQNDILLANRKLARKNQRRLDRANVFAVDFLGAIGSGKTTLIEKLIENMDRKVAVIAGDVISKFDAGRFEKYDVPVVGLNTGKECHLDAHLVEHGLEDLPLDDVDLLFIENVGNLICPVDFDLGSHMRVVVVSSTEGDDTVEKHPLIFREADLVVINKADLAEAVGADLDKMVDDVKKINPEVRVIKTSLKTGDGVQEIIEAIEGAMAD; from the coding sequence ATGCATAAAGTAGCAGAGGTTGAAATTCAGAATGACATCCTGCTTGCAAACAGGAAACTCGCCAGAAAGAACCAGAGACGCCTTGACAGGGCAAATGTCTTTGCAGTTGACTTTCTGGGTGCAATAGGTTCAGGAAAAACAACACTCATAGAGAAACTCATTGAGAACATGGACAGGAAGGTTGCGGTTATCGCAGGGGACGTTATAAGCAAATTCGACGCTGGAAGGTTTGAGAAGTACGACGTACCTGTTGTCGGGCTCAACACAGGTAAGGAGTGCCACCTTGATGCCCACCTCGTTGAGCACGGACTTGAGGACCTCCCCCTTGATGATGTGGACCTGCTATTCATTGAGAACGTCGGCAACCTCATCTGTCCGGTGGACTTTGATCTTGGATCCCACATGAGGGTTGTTGTTGTAAGCTCCACAGAGGGCGACGACACAGTCGAGAAGCACCCCCTCATATTCCGGGAGGCGGACCTTGTTGTTATTAACAAGGCTGACCTTGCAGAGGCCGTTGGCGCGGACCTTGACAAGATGGTTGATGATGTTAAGAAGATCAACCCGGAAGTCAGGGTAATAAAGACCAGCCTCAAGACAGGTGATGGTGTTCAGGAGATCATAGAAGCCATTGAAGGGGCAATGGCAGATTAA
- the hypA gene encoding hydrogenase maturation nickel metallochaperone HypA, which translates to MHELSMADAIVRTVIDAAEKNDAVEVLEVTVEIGQLTLLNPEQIEFMLDVLSEGTILEGARFNLEVVPVEIECECGYEGVVEADELDHFAPVIKCPACGGHEFHVRAGRECNVKNIKIEKKD; encoded by the coding sequence GTGCATGAACTATCCATGGCCGATGCAATTGTGAGGACGGTTATCGATGCTGCAGAGAAGAATGACGCCGTCGAGGTCCTTGAGGTCACGGTTGAGATCGGCCAGCTTACCCTGCTGAACCCGGAACAGATAGAATTTATGCTGGACGTCCTCAGCGAGGGCACAATACTTGAGGGCGCCAGGTTCAACCTTGAGGTTGTCCCCGTGGAAATAGAGTGTGAATGTGGATATGAGGGCGTGGTCGAGGCCGATGAACTTGACCACTTCGCTCCGGTCATAAAATGCCCCGCCTGCGGGGGCCATGAGTTCCATGTCAGGGCTGGCAGGGAATGCAATGTTAAAAATATAAAGATTGAGAAGAAGGACTAG
- a CDS encoding ribose-phosphate diphosphokinase has product MIIGCSASQKLAASVADLLDEPLCPVETRKFPDGERYIRVKEEVEGEVTVVQSTGYPQDENLMELLFMIENLKDLGADYVRAAIPYFGYGRQERRFKSGEAVSAKIVAHLLEAAGADEIVTVNLHENCLSEFFRVPVRELSAMPLIAEHISFLDDPVIIAPDKGALGHAREVSDILGCECDYMEKVRISPEVVETRVSDLDVEGKDAVVVDDIISTGGTIVNAAGILGKCGASSITVCCVHPVLVEDALLKIFSAGVERVIATDTLKSDVSEISVAPLIADVMKD; this is encoded by the coding sequence ATGATAATAGGTTGTTCAGCATCACAGAAACTTGCTGCCTCAGTTGCAGATTTACTAGATGAACCTTTATGCCCCGTTGAAACCCGTAAATTCCCTGATGGGGAACGTTACATCAGGGTTAAGGAGGAAGTGGAGGGAGAGGTGACCGTTGTGCAGTCAACGGGTTACCCCCAGGATGAAAACCTCATGGAACTCCTTTTCATGATAGAGAACCTTAAAGATCTGGGGGCGGATTATGTGCGTGCAGCCATACCCTACTTTGGATACGGGAGGCAGGAGAGGCGTTTCAAGAGCGGTGAAGCTGTATCGGCGAAAATAGTCGCCCACCTCCTTGAGGCCGCCGGTGCAGATGAAATTGTAACCGTGAACCTCCATGAGAACTGCCTGAGTGAGTTCTTCCGTGTACCTGTGAGGGAGCTCTCTGCAATGCCCCTCATCGCTGAACACATCTCATTCCTTGATGACCCGGTAATCATCGCCCCGGATAAGGGTGCCCTAGGTCATGCCCGGGAGGTCAGTGATATACTTGGATGTGAATGTGACTACATGGAGAAGGTCCGCATATCCCCTGAGGTGGTTGAGACCCGTGTGAGTGACCTTGATGTTGAAGGAAAGGATGCTGTGGTTGTTGATGACATCATAAGCACCGGTGGGACCATAGTAAACGCCGCCGGGATTTTAGGGAAATGTGGAGCCTCAAGCATAACTGTTTGCTGTGTCCACCCGGTCCTTGTGGAGGACGCCCTCCTGAAGATATTCTCAGCCGGTGTTGAGAGGGTCATTGCAACGGACACCCTTAAATCTGATGTTAGCGAGATCTCAGTTGCACCGCTTATTGCAGATGTCATGAAAGATTAA
- the lonB gene encoding ATP-dependent protease LonB yields MKTTIKNSRTQESVSYEGNETKKGTGETLSYETSKDIEVPERLIDQIIGQEEAVETIKKAAEQRRNVLLIGEPGVGKSMLAKAMAELLPREQLQDILVYPNIEDPNNPLIGAVPAGEGRKIVMNHKNKARSQDEKKNLFMMLIISFILVLGFMMNQFLAAIIAAGIIFLALQQFRPRTTVMVPKLLVNNEGRQVAPFVDATGAHAGALLGDVRHDPYQSGGLGTPAHERVEAGMIHKANKGVLYIDEIGTMKMKTQQELLTAMQEKRYSITGQSETSSGAMVRSQAVPCDFVLVASGNLQVLEGMHPALRSRIRGYGYEVFMKDTMPDTPENRDKLVQFVAQEVEKDGRIPHFSREAVEEIIREAQRRAGKKDSLTLKLRELGGLVRAAGDIAKSRGAELVETEDVIEAKKLSRTLEQQIADRYIVQKKKYSVFKSEGGEVGRVNGLAIIGDRSGIILPIAAEAAPAQSKEEGRIIATGKLGEIAREAVQNVSALIKKYTGTDISNYDIHIQFLQAYDGVEGDSASVSVATAVISALEEIPVDQSVALTGSLSIRGDVLPVGGVTGKIEAAAEAGIRKVLIPASNMGDVMIEKKYEDMVEIVPVETLGDVLEHALIGKGKESLIQRMQKISDIVPSIMKKPAMH; encoded by the coding sequence ATGAAAACCACCATTAAAAACTCCAGAACTCAGGAATCTGTTTCATATGAGGGTAACGAGACTAAAAAGGGAACCGGGGAGACCCTTTCATATGAAACATCAAAGGATATAGAAGTCCCCGAAAGACTCATAGATCAGATCATAGGGCAGGAAGAGGCCGTTGAGACAATAAAAAAGGCGGCTGAACAGAGACGTAACGTTTTACTGATAGGTGAACCCGGTGTGGGTAAATCCATGCTGGCAAAGGCGATGGCAGAGCTGCTGCCACGCGAACAGTTACAGGACATACTGGTCTACCCAAACATAGAGGACCCCAACAACCCCCTCATAGGGGCTGTACCTGCAGGAGAGGGTCGTAAGATCGTGATGAACCACAAGAACAAGGCAAGGTCACAGGATGAGAAGAAGAACCTTTTCATGATGCTCATAATATCCTTCATCCTTGTCCTTGGGTTCATGATGAACCAGTTCCTGGCAGCGATAATAGCTGCAGGTATAATATTCCTGGCACTGCAGCAGTTCAGGCCACGGACAACGGTCATGGTCCCGAAACTCCTTGTGAACAATGAGGGAAGGCAGGTCGCACCATTCGTCGATGCAACCGGAGCCCATGCAGGGGCCCTCCTCGGGGATGTAAGACATGACCCCTACCAGTCAGGTGGTCTTGGCACACCTGCACATGAGAGGGTGGAAGCCGGGATGATCCACAAGGCCAACAAGGGTGTGCTCTACATAGATGAGATAGGGACAATGAAGATGAAGACCCAGCAGGAACTCCTGACGGCCATGCAGGAGAAGAGGTACTCGATCACAGGCCAGAGCGAAACAAGCAGCGGAGCCATGGTACGCTCACAGGCGGTTCCCTGTGACTTCGTACTGGTGGCTTCAGGTAACCTGCAGGTGCTTGAGGGTATGCACCCTGCCCTCCGTTCAAGGATAAGGGGATACGGATACGAGGTCTTCATGAAGGACACGATGCCCGACACACCAGAAAACAGGGACAAACTCGTTCAGTTCGTTGCACAGGAAGTTGAAAAGGATGGAAGGATCCCCCACTTCAGCAGGGAGGCAGTTGAGGAGATAATAAGGGAGGCCCAGAGGAGGGCCGGTAAGAAGGACTCACTGACCCTAAAACTCCGTGAACTGGGGGGCCTTGTAAGGGCAGCCGGTGACATAGCCAAGAGCCGCGGAGCAGAACTTGTGGAAACAGAGGACGTTATAGAGGCAAAAAAACTTTCACGAACCCTTGAGCAGCAGATTGCAGATAGATACATTGTCCAGAAGAAGAAGTACAGTGTCTTCAAATCAGAGGGTGGAGAGGTCGGTCGAGTCAACGGCCTTGCGATAATCGGTGATAGGAGTGGGATCATACTCCCCATAGCCGCAGAGGCCGCCCCTGCCCAGAGCAAGGAGGAAGGCAGAATCATAGCAACAGGTAAACTGGGTGAAATCGCAAGGGAGGCTGTGCAGAACGTAAGCGCCCTCATAAAGAAATACACCGGTACAGACATATCCAACTATGACATCCACATACAGTTCCTCCAGGCCTATGATGGTGTGGAGGGGGACAGTGCAAGTGTCTCCGTTGCAACAGCAGTCATATCGGCCCTTGAGGAGATACCTGTGGATCAGTCAGTTGCCCTCACCGGCTCACTGAGCATACGCGGAGATGTTCTCCCTGTTGGAGGAGTCACAGGGAAGATAGAGGCAGCTGCAGAGGCGGGAATAAGGAAGGTCCTGATACCTGCATCCAACATGGGTGATGTGATGATTGAGAAGAAGTACGAGGACATGGTTGAGATAGTACCCGTTGAGACCCTCGGGGATGTCCTTGAACACGCACTCATCGGTAAGGGAAAGGAGAGCCTGATTCAAAGGATGCAGAAGATAAGTGATATTGTGCCTTCAATCATGAAAAAACCAGCCATGCACTGA
- a CDS encoding PAS domain-containing protein, whose product MAPVPLAVPDLSEDDLKSIFETVISKSPDGIITVNMDGVIVFSNPAADRMYGYPSLKGKNLDDLVPEPLREDLHIKMEEYRAAGRHELSGRVLETVSLRADGTEFPVEMTINPAETPAGRYITSIIRDISSRKEMEEELKSREEQFRDLFENATDMIQAVNPEGRFVYVNRAWKETLGYTDRDLEELTLFDVIHPDKLDECRELFRRVMSGEKIPTVETAFITSDGEKIFVEGNVNVRMKKGEVEYSRAIFRDVTERMKFQRELERLAAIVESSGDAIVSYDLEGNIMDWNRGAEMVYGYSAEEVKGKNISILMSEEEFEKLRGLISEVKSGGLVSNFEAKRRRKDGEEIWVSISLSPIRDFNGEIIGVSTIARDITEMKRTREALEASEEKYRKIVEKFIQNALALISEINR is encoded by the coding sequence ATGGCCCCTGTTCCTCTTGCAGTTCCTGACCTGTCAGAAGATGATCTTAAGTCAATTTTCGAGACCGTTATCAGTAAAAGTCCCGACGGCATTATCACGGTTAACATGGATGGCGTTATAGTCTTCTCAAACCCTGCAGCAGACAGGATGTACGGATACCCATCCCTGAAGGGTAAAAATCTGGATGATCTGGTCCCGGAACCCCTGAGGGAGGATCTCCACATTAAAATGGAGGAGTACCGTGCTGCGGGTAGACATGAGCTCAGCGGAAGGGTCCTTGAGACGGTTTCTCTCAGAGCCGATGGGACAGAATTCCCTGTTGAGATGACCATCAACCCTGCAGAAACCCCTGCCGGGAGGTACATAACCTCAATAATAAGGGATATCTCCAGTAGAAAGGAAATGGAGGAGGAACTGAAGAGCCGTGAGGAACAGTTCAGGGACCTCTTTGAGAACGCCACTGACATGATACAGGCCGTTAACCCTGAAGGGAGATTCGTCTATGTTAACAGGGCCTGGAAGGAGACCCTCGGCTACACTGACAGGGACCTGGAGGAACTCACACTCTTCGATGTGATACACCCTGACAAACTTGATGAGTGCCGTGAACTCTTCAGGAGGGTGATGTCAGGTGAGAAGATACCCACCGTCGAGACGGCCTTCATAACCAGTGACGGAGAGAAGATATTTGTCGAGGGCAACGTCAATGTCCGGATGAAGAAAGGAGAGGTGGAGTACAGCAGGGCCATCTTCAGGGACGTTACAGAGCGGATGAAATTCCAGAGGGAACTTGAAAGACTGGCAGCCATAGTTGAATCATCAGGTGACGCCATCGTGAGTTACGACCTGGAGGGCAACATAATGGACTGGAACAGGGGAGCTGAGATGGTCTATGGCTACAGTGCAGAGGAGGTTAAGGGAAAGAACATATCCATCCTCATGAGTGAGGAGGAATTCGAGAAGCTGCGGGGCCTGATATCAGAGGTTAAATCCGGAGGTTTAGTTTCAAACTTTGAGGCGAAGCGCAGGAGGAAGGATGGGGAGGAGATCTGGGTTTCAATCTCCCTCTCACCAATACGTGACTTTAACGGCGAGATCATCGGGGTTTCAACCATTGCAAGGGACATCACCGAGATGAAGAGGACCCGGGAGGCACTGGAGGCGAGTGAGGAGAAGTACCGCAAGATTGTTGAGAAATTCATACAGAACGCCCTGGCCCTGATATCTGAGATAAACCGCTGA
- the cobQ gene encoding cobyric acid synthase CobQ, translating to MSAKCIMVQGTSSSAGKSVMVAALCRIFSRRGYRVAPFKSQNMSLNSFTTAENREIAVAQVLQAEAAGIEPSHHMNPVLLKPKEDFTSQVIVHGRPAGNMNFQDYQTEFRDTALEAIRESLEYLKSRYELIVIEGAGSPAEINMRDRDLANMEIAHLADADVILVADIDRGGVFASIAGTLMLLDERDRSRIKGVVINKFRGNIDILMPGIERIEEITGVPVLGVLPYDEGLKLPEEDSASLSQRKYRGRGDIRVGVMRLPRISNFTDIDPLEYEEDVAVRLIETGDSLDDLDAIIIPGTRNTISDLIHLEENGFADEIRDLSREIPVFGICGGFQMLGKRILDDARQESSEGSVDGLGLLDCETHFTGEGKIISQSQGRVLGNGIFSGMRGETVEGYELHEGTTVLGDVKPLLRVDRGFGNTRSGGFDGAVDGNVAGTYFHGIFHNFRFRRYFTNLLRERKGIEPLEYLDDNFSASRRFSIDRLAEIVEENMDLSIIEEILEG from the coding sequence ATGAGTGCAAAGTGTATAATGGTTCAGGGCACATCATCGAGTGCAGGTAAGAGCGTGATGGTCGCAGCTCTCTGCCGTATATTCTCACGGAGGGGATACAGGGTTGCGCCCTTCAAATCCCAGAACATGTCACTGAACTCCTTCACAACAGCTGAGAACCGGGAGATAGCGGTGGCCCAGGTCCTCCAGGCAGAGGCCGCAGGGATAGAGCCATCACACCACATGAACCCCGTCCTCCTCAAACCCAAGGAGGACTTCACATCCCAGGTAATAGTCCATGGGAGACCTGCAGGAAACATGAACTTCCAGGACTACCAGACAGAATTCAGGGATACTGCCCTTGAGGCTATAAGGGAATCCCTTGAGTACCTGAAGAGCAGGTATGAGCTTATAGTGATAGAGGGGGCAGGATCCCCCGCCGAGATAAACATGAGGGACAGGGACCTTGCCAACATGGAGATCGCCCACCTTGCAGATGCCGACGTTATACTGGTGGCTGACATAGACCGTGGAGGTGTCTTCGCATCAATTGCAGGTACCCTGATGCTCCTTGATGAACGTGACAGGTCCCGGATAAAGGGTGTTGTCATAAACAAGTTTCGTGGTAACATTGACATACTGATGCCCGGCATTGAGAGGATCGAGGAGATCACAGGAGTCCCGGTGCTGGGTGTTCTGCCCTATGATGAAGGCCTGAAACTCCCGGAGGAGGATTCAGCATCCCTCTCCCAGAGGAAGTACAGGGGAAGAGGGGATATACGGGTAGGAGTTATGAGGCTGCCCAGGATATCAAACTTCACAGACATAGACCCCCTTGAGTACGAGGAGGACGTTGCTGTGAGGCTCATAGAGACAGGTGACAGCCTTGATGACCTTGACGCCATCATAATCCCCGGGACCAGGAACACCATAAGCGACCTCATCCACCTTGAGGAGAACGGCTTTGCTGACGAGATCCGGGACTTAAGCCGTGAGATACCTGTCTTTGGCATATGCGGTGGCTTTCAGATGCTGGGAAAGAGGATCCTTGATGATGCCCGGCAGGAGTCCAGTGAAGGCAGTGTTGATGGTCTCGGTCTTCTTGACTGTGAGACCCACTTTACAGGTGAGGGTAAGATAATCTCCCAGAGTCAGGGAAGGGTCCTTGGTAACGGAATCTTCAGTGGTATGAGGGGAGAGACCGTGGAGGGATATGAACTCCATGAGGGGACCACAGTCCTCGGTGATGTGAAACCCCTTCTGAGGGTTGACAGGGGCTTCGGGAACACCAGGAGCGGCGGATTCGATGGGGCGGTCGATGGAAACGTGGCCGGAACCTACTTCCATGGAATATTCCACAACTTCAGATTCAGGAGGTACTTCACAAATCTCCTCAGGGAGAGGAAGGGCATTGAACCACTGGAGTACTTGGACGATAACTTCAGTGCATCAAGAAGGTTCTCAATCGACAGGCTGGCAGAGATCGTTGAGGAAAACATGGATCTCTCCATCATCGAGGAGATCCTTGAAGGATAG
- a CDS encoding DASS family sodium-coupled anion symporter gives MTDARKGFILSLLLALAVYLVPLPGLRASGHAALALLVFAVTMWATEAVPLAVTSLIILFAQPLIGVESFENAVIGFANPILFLMIGGFIMAEAIRKSGLAQRFTYYLLGRLGTSPERGLFVSIFSTGLLSAWIENVVAFAMLLPIIKEIVDIMGCSEPEKGKSNYAKAMILGASFGSLAGGFGTEIGTAPNLMAAAYTSIPFLNWMIFGLPLSIAMLLVTWFLLMRIFPSEVRALENGDALIGERIRMMGSMSRDEKLSAGILLFAILLWVTAGFTGINSYSVSLIAAVMFIFAGVITWKDAQKNIDWGLVVFFGGALSLGSALLKTGAAAWIIDKLVGMLGSDPSTVIVMLVLMAVAVIITQVMSNIALSAILVPLSVTLASAQHQPIGVYAVPVAIACSLSFMLPMADPTVAMAYGSGYVKLRDIPRAGIPIIAVGIILTVLVITTLAAPFIS, from the coding sequence ATTACGGATGCCAGAAAAGGATTTATTCTGAGCCTTTTATTGGCCCTTGCAGTATACCTGGTACCACTACCGGGTCTAAGGGCTTCAGGACACGCAGCACTTGCTTTACTCGTTTTTGCAGTTACAATGTGGGCAACGGAGGCCGTGCCCCTGGCTGTGACATCACTCATAATACTCTTCGCACAGCCACTCATTGGTGTTGAGAGCTTTGAAAACGCGGTTATAGGTTTTGCAAATCCCATACTCTTCCTCATGATTGGGGGATTTATAATGGCAGAGGCCATAAGGAAGAGTGGTCTCGCCCAGAGGTTCACCTACTACCTCCTGGGGAGGCTTGGAACCTCACCGGAGAGGGGACTGTTTGTAAGCATATTCTCGACGGGTCTTCTTTCTGCATGGATTGAGAATGTTGTTGCCTTTGCAATGCTCCTACCCATCATAAAGGAGATAGTGGATATAATGGGCTGCTCTGAACCTGAGAAGGGAAAGAGTAACTATGCAAAGGCCATGATACTCGGGGCATCATTCGGGTCCCTTGCCGGTGGATTCGGTACAGAGATAGGAACTGCCCCCAACCTCATGGCAGCGGCCTACACCAGCATACCCTTCCTTAACTGGATGATATTCGGTCTTCCACTTTCGATTGCAATGCTCCTGGTCACATGGTTCCTCCTCATGAGGATTTTTCCAAGCGAGGTCAGGGCCCTCGAAAATGGAGATGCCCTGATAGGTGAAAGGATCAGGATGATGGGCTCAATGAGCAGGGATGAGAAGCTCAGCGCAGGGATACTCCTCTTTGCCATCCTGCTGTGGGTTACAGCTGGCTTCACAGGTATCAACAGCTACTCTGTGTCACTTATAGCTGCTGTGATGTTCATATTCGCGGGTGTAATAACATGGAAGGACGCACAGAAGAACATTGACTGGGGTCTGGTGGTGTTCTTTGGAGGGGCACTCTCCCTTGGAAGCGCACTCCTCAAGACCGGGGCGGCAGCATGGATAATTGATAAACTTGTGGGTATGCTTGGTTCAGACCCATCGACTGTAATCGTCATGCTCGTGCTTATGGCTGTGGCGGTGATCATCACCCAGGTGATGTCCAATATAGCCCTCTCAGCCATCCTTGTCCCCCTCTCTGTGACCCTTGCATCTGCACAGCACCAGCCCATCGGGGTATACGCTGTACCCGTTGCAATCGCATGTTCACTGTCATTCATGCTCCCAATGGCAGACCCAACAGTTGCAATGGCCTACGGTTCCGGCTACGTTAAGCTGAGGGACATACCGAGGGCCGGAATTCCCATCATAGCTGTGGGTATCATCCTGACGGTCCTTGTGATCACAACCCTGGCAGCGCCCTTCATATCATGA
- a CDS encoding heparan-alpha-glucosaminide N-acetyltransferase — protein MGTVHVTERFGEVDALRGAAVLMMIVYHTLFDLDFLGVLDLDMGSPVIWFTGRLTAFLFIFLVGVSLSLSHSRRGVTSRRHYIIRGLKIFLWGMVITAATWIYPHNGFIVFGVLHFIGLAVILTHPLAGRRTVALALSAVAITVGVLMSGLRVETPLLMWLGIRPYNLYTLDYFPLFPWLGVVLLGIFTGDTLYPGYRRRFGLRAWSPSLLQLIGRNSLKVYLVHQPVIVGIIWAAMYLTS, from the coding sequence ATGGGTACAGTTCATGTAACTGAAAGGTTCGGGGAGGTCGATGCACTTAGGGGCGCCGCCGTCCTGATGATGATTGTATATCATACCCTCTTTGATCTTGACTTCCTGGGTGTGCTGGATCTTGACATGGGGTCGCCGGTGATCTGGTTCACAGGCAGGCTGACGGCGTTCCTTTTCATATTCCTGGTTGGGGTGTCCCTCAGCCTGAGCCATTCAAGAAGAGGGGTTACCTCCAGGCGGCATTACATCATAAGAGGTCTGAAGATATTCCTCTGGGGGATGGTCATCACCGCCGCAACATGGATCTACCCCCACAATGGTTTCATTGTCTTCGGGGTCCTCCACTTCATAGGCCTTGCAGTGATACTCACACACCCCCTTGCTGGAAGGAGAACCGTTGCACTTGCATTATCGGCTGTTGCAATCACGGTGGGGGTCCTGATGTCAGGGCTGCGGGTTGAAACTCCCCTCCTGATGTGGCTTGGAATCAGGCCCTATAATCTTTACACCCTTGACTACTTCCCGCTTTTCCCGTGGCTGGGTGTTGTGCTCCTCGGAATCTTCACCGGAGACACCCTCTACCCGGGATACCGTAGAAGATTTGGATTAAGGGCATGGAGTCCCTCTCTACTTCAGCTGATCGGAAGAAACTCACTGAAGGTTTACCTGGTCCACCAGCCTGTGATAGTTGGGATAATCTGGGCAGCCATGTATCTAACCTCTTAA